Below is a window of Leisingera sp. S132 DNA.
TGGCCGATGGAGAAATCAGAGCGCTGCGGCACCTGGCGCAGGCAGGACTGCAGCTTGTCCTTCAGCGCGCCCTCCGGCAGCTTGGAGATCAGATAGGCAGGGCGGGGGCCGTAGCTGAGGCCGGTATCCGCCGCAACCGGGGGATTGCCGGCAAAGAGGGCGGTGGACACAAGCAGGGCGGTTGCCGGCGTCAGGGCAAAGCGCATTGAAAATTCTCCGGTTGGTCAAAATTTGCGCCAAGAGTGGCGCCTGTATGTAACACCCGGATTGCGCCCGCATGACGGGCGCATCAAATTCCCATGACAACCAGCGCGGCGCGCAGGCCTGGACCCTTACATGAAGCCCAGTTCGAGGCGTGCCTCGTCGGACATCATCTCCATGCCCCAGGGCGGCTCCCAGGTCAGTTCGACATCGACGCTTTTGACGCCGTCGACCGGAGAGACGGCATCGATCAGCCAGCCCGGCATCTCGCCTGCCACCGGGCAGCCCGGCGCGGTCAGGGTCATGATGATCTTCACGTCGTTCTCGTCGCTGATATCAACGGTGTAGATCAGGCCCAGTTCGTAGATGTTCACCGGGATTTCCGGGTCATAAACGGTGCGGCAGGCGTCGACGATGGCCTCGTACAGCGGGTGGCTGACGGAGGAGGGCGCGATCAGCGGGGCGCCTTCGAGCGGTTCGGCAGGGTTGGTCATGAGGATCCCGGTTCTATTATCCGACGGTTTATATAGGGAATAAGCGCCCCGGCGTCCAGAGGCGGCGGGCATGGCGGGATCAGGGAAATATGCCTCACGCTGATGTGAAAATTTGATTTGGGGCGGCACCCGCTCTACGTTGTGAGTCCCCCGCGATGTTTTTGTAAAGGCTGCCAGATTGCAGCGGACCGGATGCTGTTTGCCGTCCGGGCCGGGCGGGCTGGTGCGCCGGGAGGAGCGATGCGTGATCCGATTGCACCCCTACGCGCTGCCGCGCAGGTCTGTCTGACGGCCGCCGCGGGCCTGACGGGCGCAGTTGCCGCCACAGCCGGGGAAAGCTGGCAGTGGCAGCTGACGCCCTTCATGGTGGCGCCTTCCATCGACAGCACGACCGAGCTGGGCTGGAGCGGCGGCGATGTTTCCATTGACGCCGGCGATGTGTTCGACCAGTTGCAGGCGGGCGGGATGCTGCAGTTCGAGGGCACCCACTACAGCAACTTCGGTTTCCGGCTGCGCTATGCGGTGCTGGATGCCGATTCCAATGCGCTGTCGTCAGTGGGGCCGGGCGGGGTGCGCTATGACCAGAACCTGGCCGAGGCGCTGGTGACCTACCGGTTCGGCCGCGGGCTCGACCAGTTCGAAGTTTTCGGGGGCCTGCGCCACTGGGACGTGGATGTGACCGCCTCCTTGCCGGGGGCGGCCCTGCGGCGCGGGGCGGACTGGACCGATCCCGTGGTTGGCATGCGCTGGGAACGGCGGCTGTCGGACAGCTTCAGCGTGACCCTGGAAGGGGACATCGGCGGTTTCGGCGCCGGGTCGGAGGAGAGCTGGTCGGTGATGGGCGGCCTGGTGCATCACCGCTGGAAAAATGCGTCCATCTATGTGCTCTACCGCGGGCTGGGGGTGGAGTATGAGGAAGGCACCCGCGGCACCGGCAGTTTCTTCCGCCATGACGCGGTGACGCACAGCCTGCTGGCCGGAGTCGGGTTCCGGTTTTGAGGGCCGAAAAGTGAGCTTGCCTTTGCCCTGCGCCTGTATGTGGCGTGCCCCCATCGGGTGGTCCGGTTTAATTGTTAGTGCATCGTGGGTCTGGAGCTCACCCCATTTTTGGCCCGGGCTTCATGCGACCTTTCGGGTTTCGTTCAGTTGGGCCGCACATTCGCTCGGCGTCAAGTTCCCCGGCGAGGAATGCGGCCTGGCTTCATTGTAATCGGCTCTCCATTCGCTGATCCGCTTTCGGGCGTCGTCCATCGACAGGAACCATGAGGCGTTCAAGCATTCCTGTCTAAGGCGGCTGTTGAACGCTTCGATGTATGCGTTATCTTTCGGTTTTCCGGGCCTCGAGAAGTCCAACTCGACCTTGTTCAGGTAGGCCCGCTGGTCAAGTAACCGGCCGGCGAACTCAGGCCCCTTGTCGGCTCGAATGCTTCGTGGCTTGCCTCGGATCCGGGCTAACCGATCCAATTCATCACTGACCTGGCAGGCTCGGAAGTTTGTCCTCGC
It encodes the following:
- a CDS encoding SUF system Fe-S cluster assembly protein, with the protein product MTNPAEPLEGAPLIAPSSVSHPLYEAIVDACRTVYDPEIPVNIYELGLIYTVDISDENDVKIIMTLTAPGCPVAGEMPGWLIDAVSPVDGVKSVDVELTWEPPWGMEMMSDEARLELGFM